One region of Marispirochaeta aestuarii genomic DNA includes:
- a CDS encoding GerMN domain-containing protein produces MKRKRKASLGCLFWIALILLILVIFLFNRSRIEQVLEATGFIDVLSTVQEKPEIKTDEPETEEPAVPPSEEPQSEQREPETAGEEAVDEDDSFVALELVPRESAPQEEDTPPAAETQTKRLRRATLYFVFLDGTSGELRRVVRPIYYTDSPLTDTLKALLDGPSASELNQNLLSLVPQDATIRSVAVKDGVAFIDMTEAFRFNSFGYEGAVLQLKQLIYTATEFPTVDRVQFLIEGVKQQYLNPEGLYIGKPLGRDDL; encoded by the coding sequence ATGAAGAGAAAACGAAAAGCGTCCCTTGGATGTCTGTTCTGGATCGCCCTGATCCTGCTTATACTAGTAATATTCCTCTTTAACCGCAGCCGTATTGAACAGGTTCTGGAAGCAACGGGTTTTATCGATGTTCTGAGTACTGTTCAGGAAAAGCCGGAAATAAAGACTGATGAGCCGGAAACTGAAGAGCCGGCGGTGCCGCCTTCAGAGGAACCTCAATCTGAACAGAGGGAACCCGAAACCGCAGGAGAAGAAGCGGTGGATGAAGATGACTCCTTTGTGGCCCTCGAACTTGTACCCCGGGAATCTGCGCCGCAGGAAGAGGATACTCCCCCTGCAGCGGAAACTCAGACAAAGAGACTTCGCAGAGCCACCCTCTACTTCGTGTTTCTTGACGGAACATCCGGAGAGCTGAGGAGGGTTGTCCGCCCGATTTATTATACCGACTCCCCCCTGACGGACACCCTGAAAGCCCTGCTTGACGGTCCTTCCGCCTCGGAACTGAACCAGAACCTCCTCAGTCTCGTTCCCCAGGACGCAACGATACGCTCCGTCGCCGTAAAAGACGGTGTCGCCTTCATCGATATGACCGAGGCATTTCGCTTTAACTCCTTTGGCTATGAAGGAGCTGTCCTGCAGCTTAAACAGCTCATTTACACTGCCACGGAGTTTCCCACTGTAGACCGGGTCCAGTTCCTGATTGAAGGTGTAAAACAGCAGTACCTCAACCCGGAAGGCCTGTATATAGGAAAGCCCCTGGGAAGAGACGATCTTTAG
- the ptsP gene encoding phosphoenolpyruvate--protein phosphotransferase, which produces MRELTGISASPGITIGTAFLYIDDAFTVPRYDVDESDLEREYERFEEALEKATQEIIELKDQTSSSVGGNENNFLDAHILMIQDPDFADQIKQNLKGKKKNVEWILQQTIEGVINKLSSSQDSYISERSIDLHDVSKRVLNHLMYRERISLADLSAEVILVTHNLLPSDALAMNTRKVKGIAMDAGGKTSHTAILARAFEIPAVLGLSAVTSIARTGDTIIIDGNRGKVIVDPDEETLKTYEEILQKWQQREVQLATLNQLPAETQDGKHILLGANIEVPEETDAVIAHGADGIGLFRSEFLFMQPGGVSDEEQQYEAYTRVVKSVEGKPVTIRTLDVGGDKAIPGFEQHSEKNPILGWRAVRFCFSRTDLFKIQLRAILRASVHGDLRIMFPMISGVEEVDRALELLEEARSECREKGQPFNEDIPVGIMIEVPSAALTSDILARKVDFFSIGTNDLIQYTIAVDRGNERVAYLYEPFHPGVLRLIKMVIDNAHSAGIPVNMCGEMAGDPIATVILLGMGLDVFSMSSFSIPEVKQIIRSTSMMEAEELVGEIMEMKSYREIDEHVRGWMNAGYNLEGYTG; this is translated from the coding sequence ATGAGAGAGCTGACGGGTATTTCGGCATCTCCGGGTATCACGATCGGTACTGCTTTCCTGTACATCGACGACGCCTTCACAGTTCCACGCTATGATGTAGACGAGTCTGATCTGGAACGGGAGTACGAGCGCTTCGAAGAAGCCTTGGAGAAGGCCACACAGGAAATCATAGAACTCAAGGATCAAACCTCATCTTCCGTGGGCGGTAACGAGAACAATTTTCTCGATGCCCATATCCTTATGATACAGGATCCGGATTTTGCCGATCAGATTAAACAAAACCTGAAAGGGAAAAAAAAGAACGTAGAGTGGATCCTGCAGCAGACTATTGAAGGCGTAATTAACAAGCTTTCAAGTTCCCAGGACAGTTATATAAGCGAACGCTCTATTGATCTCCATGATGTTTCCAAGCGTGTCCTGAATCATCTTATGTATCGCGAGCGGATTTCCCTGGCGGACCTTAGTGCGGAGGTTATTCTCGTAACTCACAACCTGCTGCCCTCGGACGCTCTGGCCATGAATACACGAAAGGTGAAGGGAATTGCCATGGATGCGGGAGGCAAGACCTCTCACACGGCTATTCTTGCCCGGGCCTTCGAGATCCCCGCGGTTCTGGGTCTCTCTGCTGTTACGAGTATTGCCCGGACCGGGGATACGATTATCATTGACGGAAACCGAGGCAAGGTAATCGTTGATCCCGATGAAGAGACCCTGAAGACCTACGAGGAGATTCTTCAGAAGTGGCAGCAGCGGGAGGTCCAGCTTGCAACCCTGAATCAGCTTCCCGCTGAAACCCAGGACGGCAAGCACATCCTCCTGGGAGCAAATATTGAGGTCCCGGAAGAGACTGACGCGGTTATAGCCCATGGAGCAGACGGTATCGGCTTATTCCGTTCGGAGTTCCTTTTTATGCAGCCCGGAGGTGTCTCTGACGAGGAGCAGCAGTACGAGGCTTATACCAGGGTTGTCAAGTCTGTGGAGGGAAAGCCTGTTACCATCAGGACCCTCGATGTGGGGGGAGATAAAGCCATACCGGGTTTTGAACAGCACAGCGAGAAGAACCCCATCCTGGGCTGGCGGGCCGTCAGGTTCTGTTTTTCCCGCACCGATCTTTTTAAAATTCAGCTGCGTGCAATCCTGCGCGCTTCGGTGCACGGCGACCTCCGGATCATGTTTCCCATGATCTCCGGAGTGGAGGAGGTGGACCGTGCCCTGGAACTTCTTGAAGAGGCCAGGAGCGAATGTCGTGAGAAGGGCCAGCCTTTCAATGAAGATATCCCTGTGGGTATCATGATAGAGGTCCCTTCGGCGGCGCTGACATCGGACATTCTGGCCCGGAAGGTTGATTTTTTCTCCATAGGGACCAATGACCTTATTCAGTATACCATCGCCGTCGACCGGGGAAATGAGAGAGTCGCCTATCTCTATGAACCTTTTCACCCAGGGGTTTTGCGGTTGATTAAAATGGTTATAGATAATGCCCACAGCGCAGGAATCCCTGTGAATATGTGCGGTGAGATGGCGGGGGACCCCATCGCTACAGTAATTCTGCTGGGCATGGGCCTCGATGTTTTTAGTATGTCCTCCTTCAGCATTCCCGAGGTTAAGCAGATCATTCGTTCGACTTCGATGATGGAAGCGGAAGAGCTGGTGGGGGAGATTATGGAAATGAAGTCGTATAGAGAAATTGACGAACATGTTCGCGGATGGATGAATGCAGGATATAATCTCGAAGGCTACACCGGATAG
- the der gene encoding ribosome biogenesis GTPase Der: MQDIISKATPDSLPRVVIVGRPNVGKSTLFNRLIGHRVAITDPTPGVTRDPVEARWDREAGPVMLIDTGGYKLDHKDLDELVTLRSLRTLNDADCIVLVLDVTEITPEDESFIEHLRPYTERVIVAVNKVDHETREALVYNFHSLGFSRVIGISSAHGLGIQDLVDGITEIIPEGSVFQGEDPAIRLAILGKPNTGKSTLLNRLCNDERSIVSDIPGTTRDVVEGTFLYRKTLYKVLDTAGIRRRVKVTDQVEYYSVNRAIAAIERADIIFLLIDALTGLSDQDKKIANLIVKRGRGVVLVLNKWDLMSGIANEGQAVEDRVRFLFPMLEFAPLVRISAREGEGIDNLLNTAYKVWKQLNKRVDTGELNRKLAEWTEHYDPPRDRRGQFRTKYMTQVRTNPVSFTLFVNRPKGFPAGYLQYLKNRLRKDLGFNSIPLDIHLKG; the protein is encoded by the coding sequence ATGCAGGATATAATCTCGAAGGCTACACCGGATAGTCTGCCCCGGGTCGTTATTGTTGGACGGCCAAATGTTGGAAAATCAACCCTATTTAACAGACTCATCGGTCACCGGGTCGCGATAACTGATCCTACCCCCGGGGTTACCCGTGATCCCGTGGAGGCCCGCTGGGACCGGGAGGCAGGCCCGGTAATGCTTATAGATACCGGCGGATACAAGCTGGATCATAAGGACCTGGATGAACTTGTAACCCTCCGCAGCCTGCGGACCCTCAATGATGCGGACTGCATTGTGCTTGTTCTGGATGTAACGGAGATTACTCCCGAGGATGAATCCTTTATCGAGCATCTGCGGCCCTACACGGAACGGGTCATCGTGGCGGTCAACAAGGTGGACCATGAAACCAGGGAAGCCCTGGTGTATAACTTCCACAGTCTCGGTTTTTCCCGGGTTATCGGAATATCCTCCGCCCACGGACTGGGAATTCAGGACCTTGTCGACGGGATTACTGAAATTATTCCCGAAGGTTCCGTTTTTCAGGGAGAAGATCCGGCCATTCGTCTCGCTATTCTGGGAAAACCGAATACAGGAAAATCCACTCTGCTGAACAGACTCTGTAATGATGAGCGTTCCATTGTTTCCGATATTCCCGGTACCACCCGCGACGTGGTGGAGGGAACCTTTCTCTACCGGAAAACCCTCTATAAGGTACTGGATACCGCAGGAATACGTCGGCGGGTAAAGGTTACCGACCAGGTTGAGTACTACTCGGTGAACCGGGCAATTGCCGCCATCGAAAGGGCGGACATTATTTTCCTTTTAATCGATGCCCTCACAGGGCTTAGCGATCAGGATAAGAAGATCGCCAACCTGATCGTAAAGCGCGGCCGCGGAGTTGTTCTGGTCCTGAACAAGTGGGACCTCATGTCCGGAATAGCAAATGAAGGTCAGGCCGTGGAGGACCGGGTCCGGTTTCTGTTTCCCATGCTCGAGTTCGCGCCATTGGTGAGAATCTCCGCCAGGGAAGGGGAGGGTATCGACAATCTGCTGAATACCGCCTATAAGGTCTGGAAGCAGCTGAACAAGCGGGTTGATACCGGAGAGCTGAACCGCAAGCTGGCTGAATGGACAGAACACTATGATCCTCCCCGGGACCGGCGCGGTCAGTTCAGAACAAAATACATGACCCAGGTCAGAACCAACCCCGTCAGTTTTACCCTTTTCGTAAACCGGCCGAAGGGGTTTCCTGCCGGATATCTTCAGTACTTGAAGAACAGACTGAGAAAGGACCTCGGTTTCAATTCGATACCCCTGGATATCCATCTGAAGGGATAA
- a CDS encoding tetratricopeptide repeat protein — MRNAVTRLSSILLMLIFTVSLSAVDSADLLFREGSARFERGDYSGAAERYRNFVRRYPQNESYPDALYRLGISSIKIGEYGEGIELLQRLEARYPGGRFRTAFWLGIGYEALGDSERALSSWDRYIAGEDTAYRREALVAAAYTYTESGRPEAAEKLLLVLEDYDGDFFIEKGGLVLLAEIYRAAGSFGRIIELAERIDSGSVKDLPPAFLLTLGEAYRQQEDTAVAEELFRRVAGSGSPDLRASAYGRLFSLYEASNRLSEMEGVVLDAENQLAGDRDALAAFWFRAGAVLSSRGSSADGIAYLKRAWDIRHQAEPPGTLPIFYAQALMSMDETEAAVEILESALDEGMGDAGRIRYRLAAAYSRLNDWSGVRDLLSSGDQSLDAPASLLLAQAHLRLKEYPAGLSVASAALEEQPATEWQRGLLKVSWQLLAAAGEYREAVKTYSQYKRLLGEPDDTGDLQYLRLLFNAGLYNQVVRRGSSEAESWEAKLLRGMALIGIQEYGEARDTLSSLSSRDIPAEYRQFRDYYLSWSLYRLGDYPRALRSFRDFRRDYPDSSLASEAAWYGGWSAFSLKDYGSAAELFGACDPSGPRGREALLARARALAADGRRGEAILLAESYLGEYARLGGDEALYLIFEIHLEGANRDDSSEALSRLRQEYPESPWTSRALYRQARSDLEAGNFRSAAAGFDSYRRLFPSGEYSEESFFYRAEASAAMGETRLALLLWERLIREYPESPLRPRALSLRGETLAGLGEYKDALESYAVLLREYPAQAERLGIRKEVSRLESLLVSPGSEYRRLLTEAESAGGAESREGRTLLIRAIQSAIAEGRAEDFNDAGRLVRQLLNTLPGDKGEQGRIFFVAGEYAFRRNEYAEAASRYLSAALSMSGDPDFTAQALYRSAQMSLYAGDRSGYNEVLERLRRNFPASPWLESAESLGEKR, encoded by the coding sequence ATGAGAAATGCCGTAACACGTCTCTCCAGTATTCTCCTGATGCTGATATTCACGGTTTCGCTTTCGGCTGTGGATTCTGCGGATCTTCTTTTTCGTGAAGGAAGCGCACGCTTTGAACGGGGTGACTATTCCGGAGCTGCCGAAAGGTACCGGAATTTTGTACGGCGATACCCGCAGAATGAGTCGTACCCCGATGCTCTTTACCGCCTGGGGATCTCCTCCATCAAGATCGGGGAGTACGGGGAGGGAATTGAGCTGCTTCAGCGTCTTGAGGCCCGTTATCCCGGCGGCCGTTTCAGGACGGCATTCTGGCTCGGTATCGGGTATGAAGCCCTGGGGGATTCAGAGAGAGCTCTTTCCTCCTGGGACCGGTATATCGCCGGGGAAGATACGGCATACCGCAGGGAGGCCCTGGTGGCCGCGGCATACACATACACCGAAAGCGGCAGGCCGGAGGCTGCGGAGAAACTGCTGCTCGTGCTTGAGGATTATGACGGAGATTTCTTCATCGAAAAAGGCGGTCTGGTCCTCCTCGCGGAGATATACAGGGCTGCCGGATCCTTCGGCAGGATAATAGAACTGGCTGAACGTATTGATTCCGGTTCCGTAAAAGACCTCCCGCCGGCTTTTCTTCTCACCCTGGGCGAGGCCTACCGCCAACAGGAAGATACAGCTGTAGCCGAAGAGCTCTTCCGCAGGGTTGCGGGGTCCGGTTCTCCGGATTTGCGGGCCTCTGCGTACGGCCGGCTCTTTTCTCTCTATGAAGCCTCCAATCGTCTGTCGGAGATGGAGGGTGTGGTTCTGGATGCGGAAAATCAGCTGGCGGGAGACAGGGACGCACTGGCGGCTTTCTGGTTCCGCGCTGGAGCTGTTCTTTCTTCCCGGGGATCGTCCGCCGATGGTATCGCCTATCTGAAACGTGCCTGGGACATCCGTCATCAGGCGGAGCCGCCGGGAACGCTCCCGATATTTTATGCCCAGGCCCTTATGTCCATGGATGAGACGGAGGCAGCTGTTGAAATTCTGGAAAGCGCTCTCGATGAAGGTATGGGCGATGCCGGAAGAATTCGCTACAGGCTGGCCGCTGCTTATTCCCGACTGAATGACTGGTCCGGAGTCAGAGATCTGTTGTCTTCCGGGGATCAGTCCCTGGATGCTCCTGCCTCCCTGTTGCTGGCCCAGGCCCACCTGCGTCTGAAGGAGTATCCCGCGGGTCTTTCCGTGGCATCGGCGGCCCTTGAAGAACAGCCCGCCACGGAATGGCAGCGCGGACTTCTCAAGGTAAGCTGGCAGCTTCTGGCAGCGGCAGGGGAGTACAGAGAGGCGGTCAAGACATATTCTCAGTATAAACGTCTTCTGGGGGAACCCGACGATACCGGGGATCTGCAATACCTGCGGCTCCTTTTCAACGCCGGGCTGTATAATCAGGTGGTGCGCCGGGGGAGTTCCGAGGCTGAGTCCTGGGAGGCAAAACTGCTTCGGGGAATGGCCCTGATCGGTATCCAGGAGTACGGCGAGGCCCGGGACACCCTGTCCTCCCTGTCTTCCCGGGATATTCCTGCCGAGTACCGGCAGTTCAGGGATTATTACCTTTCCTGGAGTCTCTATCGTCTGGGGGATTATCCCCGGGCTTTGCGCAGTTTCCGGGATTTTCGCAGGGACTATCCGGATTCATCCCTGGCGTCGGAAGCGGCCTGGTACGGGGGCTGGTCGGCATTCTCCCTTAAAGACTACGGGTCCGCAGCGGAACTCTTCGGTGCCTGTGACCCTTCAGGACCCAGGGGCCGGGAAGCCCTTCTGGCCCGGGCCCGGGCTCTTGCCGCGGATGGGCGCAGAGGGGAAGCCATTCTGCTTGCAGAGAGCTATCTCGGCGAATATGCCCGCCTGGGTGGTGATGAAGCCCTCTACCTTATCTTTGAAATCCATCTGGAAGGCGCTAATCGGGATGACAGTTCCGAAGCCCTGTCACGGCTGCGTCAGGAGTACCCGGAGAGCCCCTGGACCTCCCGTGCTCTCTACCGGCAGGCCAGAAGCGATCTTGAGGCAGGAAATTTCCGCAGCGCGGCTGCCGGGTTCGATTCCTACCGGAGACTTTTTCCCTCCGGGGAGTACTCGGAAGAATCCTTCTTTTACCGGGCAGAGGCCTCGGCCGCCATGGGAGAAACCCGCCTGGCCCTTCTGTTGTGGGAACGCCTGATTCGGGAGTACCCGGAAAGTCCCCTGCGGCCTCGGGCTCTGTCCCTGCGGGGCGAAACCCTGGCCGGACTCGGGGAATACAAGGATGCCCTGGAGAGCTATGCCGTACTGCTGCGGGAGTATCCGGCCCAGGCGGAACGCCTCGGTATCCGGAAGGAGGTCTCCCGGCTTGAATCCCTGCTGGTTTCTCCAGGTTCCGAATATCGACGTCTTTTGACAGAGGCCGAGTCAGCCGGAGGTGCAGAGAGTCGTGAAGGCCGGACCCTCCTGATCCGGGCCATTCAGAGCGCCATAGCCGAGGGCCGGGCGGAGGATTTTAACGATGCGGGAAGGCTTGTCCGGCAGCTTTTGAATACGTTGCCCGGGGACAAAGGTGAACAGGGGAGGATCTTTTTTGTCGCCGGCGAGTATGCCTTCCGGCGCAACGAGTACGCCGAGGCCGCTTCCAGGTATCTCAGTGCTGCGCTGTCGATGAGCGGCGACCCGGATTTTACCGCCCAGGCGCTCTATCGTTCCGCCCAGATGTCCCTGTATGCCGGTGACCGAAGCGGCTATAACGAGGTTCTGGAACGACTGCGACGCAATTTTCCGGCCAGCCCCTGGCTTGAGTCCGCGGAATCCCTGGGAGAGAAAAGATGA
- a CDS encoding TonB-dependent receptor — MMHTRNLFLLLILPLLSFSLFTQETPQDSEPDVELPELSLSFEDVFGEDLPLVELQLEEALAPGLPELSEPEGVLQVRPHSIDLPSPVFDALPYGSDSAPLYGRGYIGLGSSNSLMGEIEIATLGADPGFGLSYSHSSLDGFGGNSPGEGYTFRREEARVKVDYSGTGADAFFSGSFIEEERGLQGESPFSSTLYRTMGAEGGYELPPDRGWYGGPGFDVSGAYQNLSGTSPEDTSHFTLSPVMRGGYAWSSFMLGAEGRYSFRSGSEGDYIQYLRLDLNAEGDLSPRVGFIAEAGVAYIVDGDVRFPFSLLLSAGLSENVSMEASGGYYHSLGDYAALLSMYPFLRIPEEPLAAEEGWEGDLSLRLRLGHDLYLRLGSSLTAGTRYRAGDAPEPASSLLPVAEKDVRELGPRGNLEFPLGKTFFGSFSAGLRYDYEESSMEAFDVGLGVESEGLTSRLGLRLQGDWDLSDNDQTPVLGSEVWYEPLESIRFILGIDDALGLLDTGGRKDDSGLEVPGFVIRFATEISL; from the coding sequence ATGATGCATACCAGAAACCTGTTCCTGCTGCTGATCCTTCCGTTGCTGTCATTTTCGCTTTTTACCCAGGAGACTCCGCAGGATTCTGAACCTGACGTGGAGCTTCCGGAGCTGAGCCTGAGTTTTGAGGATGTTTTTGGGGAGGATCTTCCCCTTGTGGAGCTGCAGCTTGAAGAAGCCCTGGCACCGGGATTGCCCGAGCTTTCGGAACCGGAAGGGGTCCTTCAGGTCCGGCCTCATTCGATCGATCTTCCCTCACCGGTATTCGATGCCCTTCCCTACGGCAGCGATTCCGCACCCCTCTACGGCCGGGGTTATATCGGTCTGGGCAGCTCGAATTCCCTTATGGGAGAGATCGAAATAGCGACCCTGGGGGCTGATCCCGGTTTCGGCCTCTCCTATTCCCACAGCTCACTGGACGGTTTCGGCGGCAATTCCCCCGGCGAGGGCTATACCTTTCGCCGCGAGGAAGCCCGGGTGAAGGTTGACTACTCAGGAACCGGGGCTGATGCCTTTTTTTCCGGCTCCTTTATTGAAGAGGAGCGGGGGCTGCAGGGAGAATCACCCTTTTCCTCCACCCTCTACCGGACAATGGGAGCCGAGGGCGGGTACGAGCTTCCCCCCGACAGGGGCTGGTACGGAGGTCCCGGTTTCGATGTTTCCGGGGCGTATCAGAACCTTTCCGGAACCTCCCCTGAGGATACCAGCCATTTTACCCTCAGCCCCGTCATGCGGGGGGGCTATGCCTGGTCCTCCTTCATGCTCGGAGCCGAAGGGCGCTACAGTTTCCGCTCCGGGTCTGAGGGGGATTATATCCAGTATCTGCGTCTGGATCTCAATGCCGAGGGGGATCTGAGTCCCCGGGTCGGATTCATCGCCGAGGCTGGGGTGGCGTATATTGTGGACGGGGACGTACGTTTTCCCTTTTCCCTGCTTCTCAGTGCAGGACTCAGCGAGAATGTGAGCATGGAGGCATCGGGGGGATACTATCACAGTCTTGGCGACTACGCCGCCCTTCTGTCAATGTATCCCTTCCTGCGTATTCCTGAGGAGCCTCTGGCTGCAGAGGAGGGCTGGGAAGGAGACCTCTCCCTGAGGCTGCGTCTCGGTCATGATCTCTACCTTCGCCTGGGGAGTTCCCTTACCGCCGGTACCCGTTACAGGGCCGGGGATGCTCCGGAGCCTGCTTCGAGCCTTCTTCCGGTGGCGGAAAAAGATGTCCGGGAACTGGGTCCCCGGGGAAACCTGGAGTTTCCTTTGGGAAAAACCTTTTTCGGCAGTTTTTCCGCGGGTTTGCGATATGATTACGAGGAGTCCAGCATGGAGGCCTTTGATGTCGGGCTGGGTGTGGAGAGTGAAGGATTGACCTCCCGGCTGGGACTTCGATTGCAGGGCGACTGGGACCTGTCGGATAATGATCAGACTCCGGTTCTCGGCAGCGAAGTCTGGTACGAACCTCTTGAGAGCATCCGCTTTATTCTGGGCATTGACGATGCCCTGGGGCTTCTGGACACCGGAGGCAGAAAGGATGACAGCGGTCTCGAGGTGCCCGGTTTTGTTATACGCTTCGCCACGGAAATCAGCCTCTGA
- a CDS encoding MotA/TolQ/ExbB proton channel family protein, with product MDGLTSLLRDGGPILWIIMLLSLAAGAIIIERFLFFRRIRVDEDTLIARLKATLEKGHHDEALSICEGNPSPLTNLMKVGIENRHKAPGDIRDLVVSAANLEIPHLERSLNALGTIAHISPLLGLLGTVTGNIEAFGILGKFGAVGDPALLASGIAEALITTAAGLIVSIPAIVFYNHLVSRVNHIIIRLENRVNELVLFLGGA from the coding sequence ATGGATGGTTTAACAAGTCTGCTGCGCGACGGAGGGCCGATCCTCTGGATTATCATGCTGCTGTCTCTGGCGGCGGGAGCAATTATTATTGAACGCTTTCTCTTCTTTCGTCGCATCCGGGTCGACGAGGACACCCTCATAGCCCGTCTGAAAGCCACCCTGGAAAAAGGACACCACGACGAGGCCTTGAGTATCTGCGAAGGCAATCCGTCGCCTCTGACCAATCTCATGAAGGTAGGGATCGAGAACAGACATAAAGCCCCCGGGGATATACGGGATCTGGTGGTAAGCGCTGCGAATCTGGAAATACCCCATCTTGAACGTTCCCTCAATGCCCTGGGCACCATCGCCCACATCTCGCCCCTTCTGGGTCTCTTGGGAACGGTAACGGGGAATATTGAAGCCTTCGGAATTCTGGGAAAATTCGGCGCCGTGGGAGATCCCGCCCTGCTGGCATCGGGAATCGCTGAGGCCCTGATCACCACTGCGGCGGGTCTGATTGTCTCGATCCCGGCCATCGTTTTCTATAACCATCTGGTGAGCCGTGTGAATCATATCATCATTCGACTGGAGAACAGGGTCAACGAACTGGTACTTTTTCTGGGAGGTGCCTGA
- a CDS encoding ExbD/TolR family protein, with product MQFRRRLKTNATVDLVPMIDVVFQLVIFFMVSTTFILTPGINLSLPESSTAEPVAASRIVITVAGEEEIYINKERVTLDGLVPILQGMRESSDIGNVVLEGDRQVPYAMLIQVLDRLRAAGFSGANLRTLEPGGG from the coding sequence ATGCAGTTCAGAAGGAGACTGAAAACCAATGCCACGGTGGATCTGGTTCCAATGATCGACGTGGTTTTTCAGCTGGTTATCTTTTTCATGGTCTCCACCACCTTTATACTGACCCCCGGGATAAACCTTTCCCTGCCCGAATCAAGTACCGCAGAACCCGTTGCGGCCTCCCGAATTGTTATTACCGTAGCCGGGGAGGAGGAGATCTACATAAACAAGGAACGGGTTACCCTGGACGGTCTGGTGCCGATACTTCAGGGGATGCGTGAATCCTCGGATATCGGGAATGTCGTCCTCGAAGGAGACCGTCAGGTTCCCTATGCCATGCTGATACAGGTCCTGGACAGACTCCGGGCCGCAGGCTTTTCCGGTGCCAACCTGAGGACCCTGGAGCCCGGCGGAGGTTGA
- a CDS encoding HAD family hydrolase yields MKFRAIAFDIDGTLYPNYRMYLYSLIPALKHPILALNFGRVRKEIRKVRPVENFRHLQARMLADHMGCSAEHAFALAERFLYERWVTSFRGLKPFPGVRAVLDSFKHAGFKLAAMSDFPIQSKLEYLGLSGLWDTAFTAEDTHYLKPHPEPFLRLINELECGPEEILYVGNSYSYDIEGAGAVGIRTAHLTKHPVPGSRADFSFFRYSDLRDFVFSHSGV; encoded by the coding sequence ATGAAATTTCGCGCAATAGCTTTCGATATAGACGGGACGCTGTACCCGAATTACCGTATGTACCTCTACTCCCTGATTCCGGCCCTGAAGCATCCGATCCTGGCCCTGAATTTCGGCCGGGTGCGGAAGGAAATACGCAAAGTTCGGCCGGTGGAGAACTTTCGGCACCTCCAGGCCCGGATGCTTGCAGACCATATGGGCTGCAGCGCCGAACACGCTTTTGCTCTGGCAGAACGTTTTCTGTATGAACGCTGGGTGACCTCCTTTCGCGGACTGAAACCCTTTCCCGGGGTCAGGGCGGTTCTTGATTCCTTCAAACACGCCGGATTCAAACTCGCCGCCATGTCGGACTTCCCGATTCAGAGCAAACTGGAGTACCTCGGGCTCTCCGGGCTCTGGGACACAGCCTTTACGGCGGAGGACACCCACTATCTGAAGCCCCACCCCGAGCCCTTTCTGCGGCTTATAAACGAACTGGAATGTGGCCCAGAGGAGATCCTCTATGTGGGGAACAGCTACTCCTACGACATCGAGGGGGCCGGTGCAGTCGGGATTCGTACTGCCCATCTGACTAAGCACCCGGTACCCGGTTCAAGGGCGGATTTCTCCTTTTTTCGCTATAGTGATCTTCGGGATTTCGTTTTTTCCCATTCCGGGGTATAA